From a single Pseudoliparis swirei isolate HS2019 ecotype Mariana Trench chromosome 12, NWPU_hadal_v1, whole genome shotgun sequence genomic region:
- the LOC130202756 gene encoding pleckstrin homology domain-containing family G member 1 isoform X1: MPTDDYNYLPDALPPLPEVPDSGSVLSSVDFPARCLRNPAFRYTSSRYCSALSMDSSPDSAERPISYSSTSSSASSRDSHCSLGSRSTLVPAPHCSPVNPDRDSGAIRLELVPTRQLGCQEEDDGNDGRVDTGRQSGGQTLTEHSEPEVGPDGPGERTGPVQGPRTYVDRVVQEILDTERTYVQDLRSIVEDYLECISNQSRLALSSEDKGSLFGNIQDIYHFNRDLLHDLEKCNADPVAIAECFVSKSEEFHIYTQYCTNYPRSVAVLTECMRNKALAKFFRERQESLRHSLPLGSYLLKPVQRILKYHLLLHEIANRMEKDTETYEVVQEAIDTMQRVAWHINDMKRKHEHAVRLQEIQSLLTNWKGPDLIGYGELVLEGTFRLQRAKNERTLFLFDKLLLITKKREETYTYKAHILCCNLMLVEVILKEPLSFSVFHYKNPKLQHMVQAKSQQDKRMWILHLKRLILENHPAKIPAKAKQAILEMDAMHHPGFHYSPDGDKKDSHQTKEGPTPRRGRRKEPLSKLLKNAKQNAANTDGEKRISLGATLLSPMSQLALGTIGRSRSLINQSQESLDPGDHYDHSDREEEPHQQDADDEDDSGLGGGKRLRVLGKSSRKRLNPQASVDSIEQWKSFNMSSSDLQKARESLVREGSQHPPLLRTRHVTEEPPETAIPSVVVTESDRSVRNIWADHRARRAMFPTRQRTMQPEDEDEDIYQMFVPTEPSGPEPEVPSERSGATSSPKTARPCSWHVEQLPTVQIDPPPDGSRVLRRASSAGEKATEGQSPENDEAAHSNLEVIHTESSSNEISGSSSAEQLTLDDVENVYDNISYEDLKNMGLVRRGPEESQSRKEPSADAQGLQGQAARVLNAPEASVETQPLLEPDISSDSNRSSTQEARPFGTCELKIVEENVYDTICFREPPSTELRTMNECDKLKPESDSLLASEQDLTDSIGGFVSEESLHFGEDEGPDASHPVPCSSEPDYYSSSASETFSQRSQKGDKMSEQVDEIWNDLENYIKTNEKKADRLPAAFPVSASESAQKASSVKVSRAKSPPVISPRAASPPTPSPPTHQPKPPPVTSMPSFTIPVINFPEPQSEGTTAEETRSPAATPRPLPDTPEPLPGTVKSIRNRLARLSSGSFRLEDDDLVELPPRNTHRKDLPLKDLQRLFPGELAGMDSPLASSSLLLGESVDLEMMEKSKNRVFLMARQYSQKIKKANQLLRMRSMDPGDACGRSRTEKKQKDLAAILEEKKQGGTAIGAKIAEYSHLYDQVMFRGPPAGPHHSHPGLPSSPSMPETSLEEDWLHSTYSNGELASFMSSSSEPDDGRASSTPRRRLTSACSIPSPKTSPPSPTSPPSQRWSSCISAPSEKEEHVYSSIKRHPSFHASSSPSLKSSPSSHCHSLGSLGSQQQGKNPTGLRCNTPTDRLHGPSLGRAGRQRSLPERSTQGQSDLTLHDGQQVLVLNRASALSVLTATQNYLANFKDDGEDDDDYVEIRSEDESEQEQDKLARRHGSSAVLSNQNRSPAHSHSLPCTPVHSCDPLRSLDREHLEKYLWSEPQQSQTKIGQSLREKFQCLSSSSFA; the protein is encoded by the exons ACGATTACAACTACCTGCCTGATGCGTTGCCTCCTCTTCCTGAAGTCCCGGACTCCGGCTCAGTCCTGAGCTCCGTTGACTTCCCGGCCCGCTGCCTGCGTAACCCGGCCTTCCGCTACACCTCCTCGCGCTACTGCTCCGCCCTCAGCATGGACTCCTCTCCCGACAGCGCCGAAAGGCCGATCAGCTAcagctccacctcttcctcagcATCCTCCCGGGACAGCCACTGCTCGCTGGGCAGCCGCTCCACCCTCGTCCCCGCCCCTCACTGCAGCCCGGTGAACCCGGACCGGGACTCCGGGGCGATTCGGTTGGAACTGGTCCCCACCCGGCAGCTGGGATGCCAGGAGGAAGATGACGGCAACGACGGACGAGTGGACACAGGGAGGCAGAGCGGTGGACAGACTCTGACAGAACATTCAGAGCCTGAAGTTGGTCCAGATGGACCAGGGGAACGGACTGGTCCGGTGCAGGGACCCAGGACGTATGTGGACCGGGTGGTGCAGGAGATACTGGACACGGAGAGAACATATGTCCAGGACCTGCGCAGCATTGTAGAG GACTACTTGGAGTGTATTAGTAATCAGTCTCGGCTGGCCTTGAGCTCTGAGGATAAAGGTTCCCTCTTCGGCAACATCCAGGACATCTACCACTTCAACAG GGATCTTCTTCATGATCTTGAGAAGTGCAACGCCGACCCTGTCGCCATCGCAGAGTGCTTCGTATCCAAG agtGAAGAATTCCACATTTATACTCAGTACTGCACCAACTACCCACG GTCGGTGGCTGTGCTGACGGAGTGCATGAGGAACAAGGCGTTGGCCAAGTTTTTCCGCGAGCGCCAGGAATCTCTGCGGCACTCCCTGCCCCTGGGCTCCTACCTACTCAAGCCAGTGCAGAGGATCCTCAAGTACCACCTACTGCTGCAC GAGATAGCCAACCGCATGGAGAAGGACACAGAGACCTACGAGGTGGTGCAGGAGGCCATAGACACCATGCAGAGAGTGGCCTGGCACATCAACGACATGAAGAGGAAACATGAGCATGCGGTTCGGTTGCAG GAGATCCAGAGCCTGCTGACCAACTGGAAGGGCCCCGATCTTATCGGCTATGGAGAGTTGGTTCTTGAAGGAACATTTCGTCTGCAGCGAGCCAAAAACGAGAGAACTCTCTTTCTGTTTGACAAGCTCCTGCTCATTACCAAGAAACGAGAAGAAACCTACACGTACAAGGCTCACATACTG TGCTGTAACCTGATGCTGGTGGAAGTTATTCTGAAAGAACCACTGAGCTTCAGCGTGTTTCACTACAAGAATCCCAAACTTCAGCACATGgtccag GCCAAATCACAGCAAGATAAGCGCATGTGGATCTTGCACCTGAAGAGACTCATACTTGAAAACCATCCGGCCAAAATCCCTGCCAAG GCTAAGCAAGCAATTTTGGAGATGGATGCAATGC ATCATCCAGGGTTTCACTACAGCCCTGATGGAGACAAGAAAGATTCCCATCAGACCAAGGAGGGTCCAACTCCTCGTAGAGGACGTAGGAAAG AACCTCTATCTAAATTATTGAAGAATGCCAAACAGAATGCTGCCAACACAGATGGCGAAAAG CGAATAAGTCTGGGTGCCACCCTGCTCTCGCCAATGTCCCAGCTGGCCTTGGGCACCATTGGTCGCAGCCGCAGCCTCATCAACCAATCACAGGAGTCACTGGACCCTGGAGATCACTATGACCACAGTGACCGAGAAGAAGAGCCACATCAGCAagatgctgatgatgaagatgacagTGGCCTG GGGGGCGGAAAGCGGCTTCGCGTCCTTGGCAAAAGCAGTAGGAAGAGGCTGAACCCTCAGGCATCGGTCGACAGTATAGAACAGTGGAAATCCTTCAACATGAGCTCTTCAGACCTACAG AAAGCCAGAGAATCCCTCGTGAGGGAAGGAAGTCAACACCCGCCGCTTCTCAGGACACGTCACGTAACAGAGGAGCCTCCAGAGACCGCCATACCCTCTGTGGTCGTCACAGAGAGTGACCGTTCTGTGAGGAACATCTGGGCCGACCACCGTGCTCGCAGGGCCATGTTCCCCACCCGCCAGAGAACCATGCAGCCGGAGGATGAGGACGAGGACATCTACCAGATGTTTGTACCAACGGAGCCAAGCGGACCGGAACCAGAGGTGCCCTCGGAGAGGTCAGGGGCCACCTCGTCCCCCAAGACAGCTCGGCCCTGCAGCTGGCACGTCGAACAGCTGCCCACTGTGCAGATCGACCCTCCGCCTGATGGGAGCAGAGTCCTGCGGCGGGCGAGCAGTGCAGGGGAGAAGGCTACAGAGGGACAGAGCCCTGAGAATGACGAGGCCGCTCACAGCAACTTGGAGGTGATCCACACTGAATCCTCCAGCAATGAAATATCTGGATCATCCTCAGCCGAGCAGCTGACGCTAGACGATGTTGAAAATGTGTATGACAACATCAGCTATGAGGACCTTAAGAATATGGGCCTCGTCAGAAGAGGCCCTGAGGAAAGCCAGTCACGAAAAGAACCTTCTGCAGATGCACAGGGTCTCCAGGGCCAGGCAGCAAGGGTACTAAATGCTCCAGAGGCTTCTGTGGAAACACAGCCTCTGCTTGAACCAGACATTTCCTCAGACAGCAATCGGTCCTCCACACAGGAGGCGAGGCCATTTGGGACATGTGAGCTTAAGATAGTAGAGGAGAACGTCTATGACACCATCTGTTTCAGGGAGCCTCCATCAACAGAGCTTAGAACAATGAATGAATGCGATAAACTAAAACCAGAGAGTGACAGTCTGCTGGCCTCTGAACAAGACTTGACCGACAGCATTGGAGGGTTTGTATCCGAGGAGAGTCTCCACTTTGGAGAGGACGAAGGACCAGACGCCTCCCATCCTGTCCCATGTTCCTCTGAGCCAGATTATTACTCCTCGTCTGCCTCCGAGACTTTCTCTCAGCGTTCACAGAAAGGGGATAAGATGTCAGAGCAAGTCGATGAGATCTGGAACGACCTGGAAAACTACATCAAGACCAATGAGAAGAAAGCCGATCGCCTCCCAGCTGCCTTCCCTGTCAGTGCCAGTGAGTCGGCTCAGAAAGCGTCCTCGGTCAAAGTCAGCCGTGCAAAGAGCCCGCCTGTAATTAGTCCTCGAGCAGCCAGCCCTCCAACTCCCAGTCCCCCCACACATCAGCCTAAACCCCCACCTGTCACCTCCATGCCGTCATTCACCATCCCAGTCATAAACTTCCCTGAACCTCAAAGTGAAGGCACCACTGCGGAAGAAACCCGGAGCCCTGCTGCGACACCACGCCCCCTCCCTGACACCCCAGAGCCCCTCCCCGGCACAGTGAAGAGCATCCGTAACAGACTGGCACGCCTCAGCAGCGGCAGCTTCCGCCTGGAGGACGACGACCTGGTGGAGCTCCCTCCACGAAACACCCATCGGAAGGATCTTCCCCTCAAGGACCTTCAGAGGTTGTTTCCGGGGGAGTTGGCAGGTATGGACTCCCCcctggcctcctcctctctgctgttgGGGGAGTCTGTGGACTTGGAAATGATGGAGAAATCAAAGAACCGTGTTTTCCTGATGGCACGACAGTACAGCCAGAAGATCAAGAAAGCCAACCAGCTGCTGCGCATGAGGAGCATGGACCCTGGAGACGCGTGCGGTCGCTCCAGAACGGAAAAGAAGCAGAAGGACCTGGCAGCCATcttggaagaaaagaaacaagggGGCACTGCCATAG GTGCAAAGATAGCCGAGTACTCTCATCTCTATGACCAGGTAATGTTTCGGGGTCCTCCAGCGGGCCCACATCACAGCCACCCAGGGCTGCCGTCTTCTCCGTCCATGCCCGAGACGTCCCTGGAGGAGGACTGGCTCCACTCCACGTACAGCAACGGAGAGCTGGCCAGCTTCATGTCCTCGTCCAGTGAGCCGGATGATGGCCGAGCGTCTTCTACCCCGCGGCGCCGACTTACCTCTGCCTGCTCCATCCCTTCTCCCAAGACCTCCCCCCCATCTCCAACTAGCCCACCGTCCCAGAGATGGAGCTCGTGCATTTCGGCGCCGAGCGAAAAAGAGGAGCACGTGTACAGTTCCATTAAGAGACATCCCTCCTTTCACGCTTCGTCTTCTCCCTCCTTAAAGTCTTCCCCATCCAGTCACTGTCACTCACTTGGCTCCCTGGGCAGCCAGCAGCAGGGCAAGAACCCGACTGGACTGAGATgtaacacacccacagacagacTTCATGGCCCCAGTCTGGGTCGCGCTGGTCGGCAAAGGAGTCTCCCAGAGCGCTCGACCCAGGGACAGTCGGACCTCACTTTACATGACGGTCAACAGGTGTTGGTCCTGAACCGGGCTTCTGCTCTGAGTGTACTCACCGCCACCCAGAATTACCTGGCTAACTTTAAGGACGATGGGGAAGATGATGATGACTATGTAGAGATCCGATCTGAGGACGAGAGCGAGCAGGAGCAGGACAAGTTGGCAAGGCGACACGGTAGCTCGGCAGTCCTATCCAATCAGAACCGGAGTCCCGCCCACTCCCACAGTCTGCCGTGCACGCCGGTGCACTCCTGCGACCCGCTGAGGTCTCTGGACCGCGAGCATCTGGAGAAGTACCTGTGGAGCGAGCCGCAGCAGAGCCAAACCAAAATCGGCCAGTCTTTGAGGGAGAAGTTCCAGTGTCTGAGCTCCAGTAGCTTTGCCTGA
- the LOC130202756 gene encoding pleckstrin homology domain-containing family G member 1 isoform X2, which produces MDSSPDSAERPISYSSTSSSASSRDSHCSLGSRSTLVPAPHCSPVNPDRDSGAIRLELVPTRQLGCQEEDDGNDGRVDTGRQSGGQTLTEHSEPEVGPDGPGERTGPVQGPRTYVDRVVQEILDTERTYVQDLRSIVEDYLECISNQSRLALSSEDKGSLFGNIQDIYHFNRDLLHDLEKCNADPVAIAECFVSKSEEFHIYTQYCTNYPRSVAVLTECMRNKALAKFFRERQESLRHSLPLGSYLLKPVQRILKYHLLLHEIANRMEKDTETYEVVQEAIDTMQRVAWHINDMKRKHEHAVRLQEIQSLLTNWKGPDLIGYGELVLEGTFRLQRAKNERTLFLFDKLLLITKKREETYTYKAHILCCNLMLVEVILKEPLSFSVFHYKNPKLQHMVQAKSQQDKRMWILHLKRLILENHPAKIPAKAKQAILEMDAMHHPGFHYSPDGDKKDSHQTKEGPTPRRGRRKEPLSKLLKNAKQNAANTDGEKRISLGATLLSPMSQLALGTIGRSRSLINQSQESLDPGDHYDHSDREEEPHQQDADDEDDSGLGGGKRLRVLGKSSRKRLNPQASVDSIEQWKSFNMSSSDLQKARESLVREGSQHPPLLRTRHVTEEPPETAIPSVVVTESDRSVRNIWADHRARRAMFPTRQRTMQPEDEDEDIYQMFVPTEPSGPEPEVPSERSGATSSPKTARPCSWHVEQLPTVQIDPPPDGSRVLRRASSAGEKATEGQSPENDEAAHSNLEVIHTESSSNEISGSSSAEQLTLDDVENVYDNISYEDLKNMGLVRRGPEESQSRKEPSADAQGLQGQAARVLNAPEASVETQPLLEPDISSDSNRSSTQEARPFGTCELKIVEENVYDTICFREPPSTELRTMNECDKLKPESDSLLASEQDLTDSIGGFVSEESLHFGEDEGPDASHPVPCSSEPDYYSSSASETFSQRSQKGDKMSEQVDEIWNDLENYIKTNEKKADRLPAAFPVSASESAQKASSVKVSRAKSPPVISPRAASPPTPSPPTHQPKPPPVTSMPSFTIPVINFPEPQSEGTTAEETRSPAATPRPLPDTPEPLPGTVKSIRNRLARLSSGSFRLEDDDLVELPPRNTHRKDLPLKDLQRLFPGELAGMDSPLASSSLLLGESVDLEMMEKSKNRVFLMARQYSQKIKKANQLLRMRSMDPGDACGRSRTEKKQKDLAAILEEKKQGGTAIGAKIAEYSHLYDQVMFRGPPAGPHHSHPGLPSSPSMPETSLEEDWLHSTYSNGELASFMSSSSEPDDGRASSTPRRRLTSACSIPSPKTSPPSPTSPPSQRWSSCISAPSEKEEHVYSSIKRHPSFHASSSPSLKSSPSSHCHSLGSLGSQQQGKNPTGLRCNTPTDRLHGPSLGRAGRQRSLPERSTQGQSDLTLHDGQQVLVLNRASALSVLTATQNYLANFKDDGEDDDDYVEIRSEDESEQEQDKLARRHGSSAVLSNQNRSPAHSHSLPCTPVHSCDPLRSLDREHLEKYLWSEPQQSQTKIGQSLREKFQCLSSSSFA; this is translated from the exons ATGGACTCCTCTCCCGACAGCGCCGAAAGGCCGATCAGCTAcagctccacctcttcctcagcATCCTCCCGGGACAGCCACTGCTCGCTGGGCAGCCGCTCCACCCTCGTCCCCGCCCCTCACTGCAGCCCGGTGAACCCGGACCGGGACTCCGGGGCGATTCGGTTGGAACTGGTCCCCACCCGGCAGCTGGGATGCCAGGAGGAAGATGACGGCAACGACGGACGAGTGGACACAGGGAGGCAGAGCGGTGGACAGACTCTGACAGAACATTCAGAGCCTGAAGTTGGTCCAGATGGACCAGGGGAACGGACTGGTCCGGTGCAGGGACCCAGGACGTATGTGGACCGGGTGGTGCAGGAGATACTGGACACGGAGAGAACATATGTCCAGGACCTGCGCAGCATTGTAGAG GACTACTTGGAGTGTATTAGTAATCAGTCTCGGCTGGCCTTGAGCTCTGAGGATAAAGGTTCCCTCTTCGGCAACATCCAGGACATCTACCACTTCAACAG GGATCTTCTTCATGATCTTGAGAAGTGCAACGCCGACCCTGTCGCCATCGCAGAGTGCTTCGTATCCAAG agtGAAGAATTCCACATTTATACTCAGTACTGCACCAACTACCCACG GTCGGTGGCTGTGCTGACGGAGTGCATGAGGAACAAGGCGTTGGCCAAGTTTTTCCGCGAGCGCCAGGAATCTCTGCGGCACTCCCTGCCCCTGGGCTCCTACCTACTCAAGCCAGTGCAGAGGATCCTCAAGTACCACCTACTGCTGCAC GAGATAGCCAACCGCATGGAGAAGGACACAGAGACCTACGAGGTGGTGCAGGAGGCCATAGACACCATGCAGAGAGTGGCCTGGCACATCAACGACATGAAGAGGAAACATGAGCATGCGGTTCGGTTGCAG GAGATCCAGAGCCTGCTGACCAACTGGAAGGGCCCCGATCTTATCGGCTATGGAGAGTTGGTTCTTGAAGGAACATTTCGTCTGCAGCGAGCCAAAAACGAGAGAACTCTCTTTCTGTTTGACAAGCTCCTGCTCATTACCAAGAAACGAGAAGAAACCTACACGTACAAGGCTCACATACTG TGCTGTAACCTGATGCTGGTGGAAGTTATTCTGAAAGAACCACTGAGCTTCAGCGTGTTTCACTACAAGAATCCCAAACTTCAGCACATGgtccag GCCAAATCACAGCAAGATAAGCGCATGTGGATCTTGCACCTGAAGAGACTCATACTTGAAAACCATCCGGCCAAAATCCCTGCCAAG GCTAAGCAAGCAATTTTGGAGATGGATGCAATGC ATCATCCAGGGTTTCACTACAGCCCTGATGGAGACAAGAAAGATTCCCATCAGACCAAGGAGGGTCCAACTCCTCGTAGAGGACGTAGGAAAG AACCTCTATCTAAATTATTGAAGAATGCCAAACAGAATGCTGCCAACACAGATGGCGAAAAG CGAATAAGTCTGGGTGCCACCCTGCTCTCGCCAATGTCCCAGCTGGCCTTGGGCACCATTGGTCGCAGCCGCAGCCTCATCAACCAATCACAGGAGTCACTGGACCCTGGAGATCACTATGACCACAGTGACCGAGAAGAAGAGCCACATCAGCAagatgctgatgatgaagatgacagTGGCCTG GGGGGCGGAAAGCGGCTTCGCGTCCTTGGCAAAAGCAGTAGGAAGAGGCTGAACCCTCAGGCATCGGTCGACAGTATAGAACAGTGGAAATCCTTCAACATGAGCTCTTCAGACCTACAG AAAGCCAGAGAATCCCTCGTGAGGGAAGGAAGTCAACACCCGCCGCTTCTCAGGACACGTCACGTAACAGAGGAGCCTCCAGAGACCGCCATACCCTCTGTGGTCGTCACAGAGAGTGACCGTTCTGTGAGGAACATCTGGGCCGACCACCGTGCTCGCAGGGCCATGTTCCCCACCCGCCAGAGAACCATGCAGCCGGAGGATGAGGACGAGGACATCTACCAGATGTTTGTACCAACGGAGCCAAGCGGACCGGAACCAGAGGTGCCCTCGGAGAGGTCAGGGGCCACCTCGTCCCCCAAGACAGCTCGGCCCTGCAGCTGGCACGTCGAACAGCTGCCCACTGTGCAGATCGACCCTCCGCCTGATGGGAGCAGAGTCCTGCGGCGGGCGAGCAGTGCAGGGGAGAAGGCTACAGAGGGACAGAGCCCTGAGAATGACGAGGCCGCTCACAGCAACTTGGAGGTGATCCACACTGAATCCTCCAGCAATGAAATATCTGGATCATCCTCAGCCGAGCAGCTGACGCTAGACGATGTTGAAAATGTGTATGACAACATCAGCTATGAGGACCTTAAGAATATGGGCCTCGTCAGAAGAGGCCCTGAGGAAAGCCAGTCACGAAAAGAACCTTCTGCAGATGCACAGGGTCTCCAGGGCCAGGCAGCAAGGGTACTAAATGCTCCAGAGGCTTCTGTGGAAACACAGCCTCTGCTTGAACCAGACATTTCCTCAGACAGCAATCGGTCCTCCACACAGGAGGCGAGGCCATTTGGGACATGTGAGCTTAAGATAGTAGAGGAGAACGTCTATGACACCATCTGTTTCAGGGAGCCTCCATCAACAGAGCTTAGAACAATGAATGAATGCGATAAACTAAAACCAGAGAGTGACAGTCTGCTGGCCTCTGAACAAGACTTGACCGACAGCATTGGAGGGTTTGTATCCGAGGAGAGTCTCCACTTTGGAGAGGACGAAGGACCAGACGCCTCCCATCCTGTCCCATGTTCCTCTGAGCCAGATTATTACTCCTCGTCTGCCTCCGAGACTTTCTCTCAGCGTTCACAGAAAGGGGATAAGATGTCAGAGCAAGTCGATGAGATCTGGAACGACCTGGAAAACTACATCAAGACCAATGAGAAGAAAGCCGATCGCCTCCCAGCTGCCTTCCCTGTCAGTGCCAGTGAGTCGGCTCAGAAAGCGTCCTCGGTCAAAGTCAGCCGTGCAAAGAGCCCGCCTGTAATTAGTCCTCGAGCAGCCAGCCCTCCAACTCCCAGTCCCCCCACACATCAGCCTAAACCCCCACCTGTCACCTCCATGCCGTCATTCACCATCCCAGTCATAAACTTCCCTGAACCTCAAAGTGAAGGCACCACTGCGGAAGAAACCCGGAGCCCTGCTGCGACACCACGCCCCCTCCCTGACACCCCAGAGCCCCTCCCCGGCACAGTGAAGAGCATCCGTAACAGACTGGCACGCCTCAGCAGCGGCAGCTTCCGCCTGGAGGACGACGACCTGGTGGAGCTCCCTCCACGAAACACCCATCGGAAGGATCTTCCCCTCAAGGACCTTCAGAGGTTGTTTCCGGGGGAGTTGGCAGGTATGGACTCCCCcctggcctcctcctctctgctgttgGGGGAGTCTGTGGACTTGGAAATGATGGAGAAATCAAAGAACCGTGTTTTCCTGATGGCACGACAGTACAGCCAGAAGATCAAGAAAGCCAACCAGCTGCTGCGCATGAGGAGCATGGACCCTGGAGACGCGTGCGGTCGCTCCAGAACGGAAAAGAAGCAGAAGGACCTGGCAGCCATcttggaagaaaagaaacaagggGGCACTGCCATAG GTGCAAAGATAGCCGAGTACTCTCATCTCTATGACCAGGTAATGTTTCGGGGTCCTCCAGCGGGCCCACATCACAGCCACCCAGGGCTGCCGTCTTCTCCGTCCATGCCCGAGACGTCCCTGGAGGAGGACTGGCTCCACTCCACGTACAGCAACGGAGAGCTGGCCAGCTTCATGTCCTCGTCCAGTGAGCCGGATGATGGCCGAGCGTCTTCTACCCCGCGGCGCCGACTTACCTCTGCCTGCTCCATCCCTTCTCCCAAGACCTCCCCCCCATCTCCAACTAGCCCACCGTCCCAGAGATGGAGCTCGTGCATTTCGGCGCCGAGCGAAAAAGAGGAGCACGTGTACAGTTCCATTAAGAGACATCCCTCCTTTCACGCTTCGTCTTCTCCCTCCTTAAAGTCTTCCCCATCCAGTCACTGTCACTCACTTGGCTCCCTGGGCAGCCAGCAGCAGGGCAAGAACCCGACTGGACTGAGATgtaacacacccacagacagacTTCATGGCCCCAGTCTGGGTCGCGCTGGTCGGCAAAGGAGTCTCCCAGAGCGCTCGACCCAGGGACAGTCGGACCTCACTTTACATGACGGTCAACAGGTGTTGGTCCTGAACCGGGCTTCTGCTCTGAGTGTACTCACCGCCACCCAGAATTACCTGGCTAACTTTAAGGACGATGGGGAAGATGATGATGACTATGTAGAGATCCGATCTGAGGACGAGAGCGAGCAGGAGCAGGACAAGTTGGCAAGGCGACACGGTAGCTCGGCAGTCCTATCCAATCAGAACCGGAGTCCCGCCCACTCCCACAGTCTGCCGTGCACGCCGGTGCACTCCTGCGACCCGCTGAGGTCTCTGGACCGCGAGCATCTGGAGAAGTACCTGTGGAGCGAGCCGCAGCAGAGCCAAACCAAAATCGGCCAGTCTTTGAGGGAGAAGTTCCAGTGTCTGAGCTCCAGTAGCTTTGCCTGA